In the genome of Streptomyces sp. NBC_00190, one region contains:
- a CDS encoding PhoH family protein, whose translation MVTSTKRRLPDRRTYVLDTSVLLADPNAITRFDEHEVVLPIVVITELEAKRHHPELGYFARQALRLLDDFRVRNGRLDAPIPLGDLGGTLRVELNHSDPGVLPAGFRLGDNDSRILAVARNLQAEGYDVTVVSKDLPLRIKASSVGLLAEEYRAELAITDAGWTGMSELALSGEQVDLLYSEERLYVPEAAELPVHTGLVLQSERGKALGRVTADGNVRLVRGDREAFGLHGRSAEQRIALDLLLDPEIGIISMGGRAGTGKSALALCAGLEAVLERRQHQKVMVFRPLYAVGGQDLGYLPGDANEKMSPWAQAVFDTLSAVAGREVIEEVLNRGMLEVLPLTHIRGRSLHDAFVIVDEAQSLERNVLLTVLSRIGANSRVVLTHDVAQRDNLRVGRYDGVVAVVEKLKGHPLFAHVTLNRSERSPIAALVTEMLESL comes from the coding sequence GTGGTGACCAGCACAAAGCGCCGCCTGCCCGACAGGCGGACCTACGTCCTCGACACCAGCGTCCTGCTGGCAGACCCCAACGCGATCACCCGCTTCGACGAGCACGAGGTCGTGCTCCCGATCGTGGTGATCACCGAGCTGGAGGCAAAGAGGCACCATCCCGAACTCGGCTACTTCGCGCGCCAGGCCCTGCGCCTGCTCGACGACTTCCGGGTCCGGAACGGACGCCTCGACGCCCCCATCCCGCTGGGCGATCTGGGCGGCACCCTGCGTGTCGAGCTCAACCACTCCGACCCGGGTGTCCTGCCCGCCGGCTTCCGACTGGGGGACAACGACTCGCGGATCCTCGCGGTCGCCCGCAATCTCCAGGCCGAGGGCTACGACGTCACGGTGGTCTCGAAGGATCTCCCGCTGCGCATCAAGGCCTCCTCCGTGGGCCTGCTGGCCGAGGAGTACCGGGCGGAGCTCGCCATCACGGACGCCGGCTGGACCGGCATGAGCGAACTCGCCCTCTCCGGGGAACAGGTGGACCTCCTCTACTCGGAGGAGCGGCTCTACGTCCCGGAGGCCGCCGAGCTGCCCGTGCACACCGGGCTGGTCCTGCAGTCCGAGCGCGGCAAGGCGCTCGGCCGGGTCACGGCCGACGGCAACGTGAGGCTCGTACGGGGCGACCGCGAGGCCTTCGGGCTGCACGGCCGCAGCGCCGAGCAGCGCATCGCCCTGGACCTCCTCCTCGACCCCGAGATCGGGATCATCTCGATGGGCGGCCGGGCCGGCACCGGAAAGTCGGCGCTGGCGCTCTGCGCGGGCCTGGAGGCCGTACTGGAGCGGCGCCAGCACCAGAAGGTGATGGTCTTCCGGCCGCTGTACGCGGTGGGCGGCCAGGACCTCGGCTACCTGCCCGGGGATGCAAACGAGAAGATGAGTCCCTGGGCGCAGGCGGTCTTCGACACCCTCTCGGCGGTCGCCGGGCGGGAGGTCATCGAGGAGGTGCTGAACCGCGGGATGCTGGAGGTCCTGCCGCTCACGCACATCCGCGGCCGCTCGTTGCACGACGCCTTCGTGATCGTGGACGAGGCCCAGTCGCTGGAGCGGAACGTCCTGCTGACCGTTCTGTCCCGAATCGGGGCGAATTCGCGGGTCGTTCTGACCCACGACGTGGCCCAGCGGGACAATCTGCGGGTCGGCCGGTACGACGGAGTCGTCGCCGTCGTTGAGAAGCTGAAGGGGCATCCGCTCTTCGCTCACGTCACGCTGAACCGCTCCGAGCGCTCCCCGATCGCCGCACTCGTCACCGAGATGCTCGAATCGCTGTAG
- a CDS encoding DUF192 domain-containing protein has translation MANWRDGEGLLGVGAVTVPLEVAASYGARTRGLLGRDGIDGAMLLTPAASVHTFRMRFAIDVAYLGRDLDVLAVVTMAPGRLGLPRLRSRHVLEAEAGAMAGWGLRVGTTVNLDVPGRLTRG, from the coding sequence ATGGCGAACTGGCGGGACGGCGAGGGCCTCCTCGGGGTCGGGGCGGTGACGGTTCCGCTGGAGGTCGCCGCCTCGTACGGAGCCCGGACGCGGGGGCTGCTCGGACGGGACGGGATCGACGGGGCCATGCTGCTCACCCCGGCGGCGAGCGTGCACACCTTCCGGATGCGGTTCGCCATCGACGTGGCGTACCTCGGCAGGGACCTCGACGTGCTCGCCGTCGTCACGATGGCCCCCGGACGCCTCGGGCTGCCCCGGCTCCGGTCGCGGCACGTCCTGGAGGCCGAGGCCGGGGCGATGGCCGGGTGGGGACTGCGGGTCGGGACCACCGTGAACCTGGACGTACCCGGGCGTCTCACGCGCGGGTAG
- a CDS encoding AI-2E family transporter, whose amino-acid sequence MSKRAGWLGRLGSKLNRMEARLDERRAEVEAEARGVSPLPVAADRAQAAAGPGSAAPAAVVPAVPERPDPVTVVPWGMRVAAEVSWRLLLLAGMLWVLMKVISEVRLVVLAFAAAMLVTALLQPFVVRLRRLGLPRGLATAVTAILGFVVIGLVGWFVVWQVMENLDDLSDRVRDGINELKLWALDSPFHVTEKQITDIAKNLSETIGTNTEQITSAGLQGVTVLVEVLTGMLLAMFSTLFLLYDGKRIWEWTLGLVPATARPGVAGAGPRAWRTLTAYVRGTVLVALIDATFIGLGLYFLKVPMAVPLAVFIFLFAFIPLVGAVVSGALAVVVALVTQGVFTALMVLLVVLAVQQIEGHVLQPFILGRAVRVHPLAVVLAVAAGGMIAGIGGAVVAVPLVAVTNTVVGYLRAYSREQLLHDATSVGPSPHGATALSQADPGQR is encoded by the coding sequence ATGTCGAAGAGGGCAGGCTGGCTCGGCCGGCTCGGGAGCAAGCTGAACCGGATGGAGGCGCGGCTCGACGAACGGCGGGCCGAGGTCGAGGCCGAGGCCAGGGGCGTTTCGCCGCTCCCCGTCGCGGCCGACCGGGCGCAGGCAGCCGCGGGGCCGGGATCCGCCGCTCCCGCCGCCGTCGTCCCGGCGGTACCCGAACGCCCCGACCCGGTGACCGTGGTTCCGTGGGGCATGCGGGTGGCCGCCGAGGTCAGCTGGCGGCTGCTGCTCCTGGCCGGAATGCTCTGGGTGCTGATGAAGGTGATCAGCGAAGTCCGCCTGGTCGTCCTCGCGTTCGCCGCCGCCATGCTGGTCACCGCGCTGCTCCAGCCCTTCGTGGTCCGGCTGCGCCGCCTCGGCCTGCCGCGCGGCCTCGCCACCGCCGTCACCGCGATCCTCGGCTTCGTGGTCATCGGGCTGGTCGGCTGGTTCGTGGTCTGGCAGGTCATGGAGAACCTCGACGACCTGTCCGACCGGGTCCGCGACGGAATCAACGAACTGAAACTCTGGGCACTGGACAGTCCGTTCCACGTGACCGAGAAGCAGATCACCGACATCGCGAAGAACCTCAGCGAGACCATCGGCACCAACACCGAGCAGATCACCTCCGCCGGCCTGCAAGGCGTGACGGTGCTCGTCGAGGTCCTGACCGGGATGCTGCTCGCGATGTTCTCGACGCTGTTCCTGCTCTACGACGGCAAGCGCATCTGGGAGTGGACGCTCGGTCTCGTCCCGGCCACCGCCCGGCCCGGAGTGGCGGGAGCCGGTCCGCGCGCCTGGCGCACGCTGACCGCGTACGTACGCGGCACCGTCCTCGTCGCGCTCATCGACGCCACCTTCATCGGCCTCGGCCTCTACTTCCTCAAGGTGCCGATGGCCGTGCCGCTGGCCGTCTTCATCTTCCTGTTCGCCTTCATCCCGCTCGTGGGCGCGGTGGTCTCGGGCGCACTCGCGGTGGTCGTGGCGCTCGTGACCCAGGGCGTGTTCACCGCGCTGATGGTGCTGCTCGTGGTGCTGGCCGTGCAGCAGATCGAGGGGCACGTGCTCCAGCCCTTCATCCTGGGCCGGGCGGTGCGGGTGCACCCGCTCGCGGTGGTGCTCGCCGTGGCGGCCGGCGGGATGATCGCGGGCATCGGCGGAGCCGTCGTCGCCGTACCGCTGGTCGCGGTCACCAACACGGTGGTGGGCTACCTGAGGGCGTACTCGCGCGAGCAACTCCTGCACGACGCCACCTCGGTCGGCCCCTCGCCGCACGGGGCGACCGCGCTGAGCCAGGCGGACCCGGGGCAGCGGTGA
- a CDS encoding transglycosylase SLT domain-containing protein, translating into MSRISVRGFAVASATAVTTVGAVVGVATGDPTNDLETTASGATLLTDIPVGDQAEVQSGSLTQQADAIAHAADADAKRSAEEAARVQAAEDAKSKKAEAEKAKAEADAKAKREREEKDQIASRSAARDAGDFAVQSSYTVAQVKAIAQQMVPSGQFQCFSNIINEESTWNYKAVNSSSGAYGLVQALPGSKMASAGADWRTNPATQIKWGLNYMNDRYGSACSAWSFHQANGWY; encoded by the coding sequence GTGAGCCGGATCTCGGTCCGGGGGTTCGCAGTGGCTTCGGCCACCGCGGTCACCACCGTCGGCGCAGTCGTTGGCGTTGCCACTGGCGACCCCACGAACGATCTCGAAACGACGGCGTCCGGCGCGACTCTCCTCACTGACATCCCGGTCGGCGACCAGGCTGAGGTCCAGAGCGGGTCCCTGACCCAGCAGGCCGACGCCATCGCCCACGCCGCCGACGCCGACGCCAAGCGCTCGGCCGAGGAGGCAGCCCGTGTCCAGGCCGCCGAGGACGCCAAGTCCAAGAAGGCGGAAGCGGAGAAGGCCAAGGCGGAGGCGGACGCCAAGGCCAAGCGGGAACGCGAGGAGAAGGACCAGATCGCCAGCCGGTCCGCCGCCCGCGACGCCGGCGACTTCGCGGTCCAGAGCTCCTACACGGTCGCGCAGGTCAAGGCCATCGCCCAGCAGATGGTGCCCTCCGGCCAGTTCCAGTGCTTCTCGAACATCATCAACGAGGAATCCACCTGGAACTACAAGGCCGTCAACTCGTCCTCGGGTGCCTACGGTCTGGTCCAGGCGCTCCCGGGCTCGAAGATGGCCTCGGCCGGTGCCGACTGGCGCACCAACCCCGCCACGCAGATCAAGTGGGGCCTGAACTACATGAACGACCGGTACGGCAGCGCGTGCAGCGCCTGGAGCTTCCACCAGGCCAACGGCTGGTACTAG
- a CDS encoding isoprenyl transferase has translation MKLRDLVYRLYARRVEGRLDHDAAPKHIGVILDGNRRWAKASGGTTEQGHQAGADKISEMLGWCTETDVEVVTLWMLSTDNLDRPEVELRPLLNIIENTVRGLAADGRWRVHHVGNLDILPAQTQTVLKEAEQATHDIDGILVNVAVGYGGRQEIADAVRSLLLEHAQKGTSFEELAEILDIDHIAEHLYTRGQPDPDLVIRTSGEQRLSGFMLWQSAHSEYYFCEVFWPAFRKVDFLRALRDYAARHRRYGT, from the coding sequence GTGAAGCTGCGCGACCTGGTGTACAGGCTCTACGCACGCCGGGTGGAAGGCCGCCTCGACCATGACGCGGCGCCCAAGCACATCGGCGTCATCCTGGACGGGAACCGGCGCTGGGCGAAGGCGTCCGGAGGTACGACGGAACAGGGCCACCAGGCCGGGGCCGACAAGATCTCCGAGATGCTGGGCTGGTGCACCGAGACCGACGTCGAGGTCGTCACCCTGTGGATGCTCTCCACGGACAACCTGGACCGGCCGGAGGTCGAGCTCCGCCCGCTGCTCAACATCATCGAGAACACCGTGCGGGGCCTCGCCGCGGACGGCCGCTGGCGTGTCCACCACGTCGGCAACCTCGACATCCTGCCCGCCCAGACGCAGACCGTGCTGAAGGAGGCCGAGCAGGCCACGCACGACATCGACGGGATACTCGTCAATGTCGCCGTCGGCTACGGCGGCCGCCAGGAGATCGCCGACGCGGTCCGCTCGCTGCTCCTGGAGCACGCGCAGAAGGGCACCTCCTTCGAGGAGCTCGCCGAGATCCTGGACATCGACCACATCGCCGAGCACCTCTACACGCGCGGCCAGCCCGACCCGGACCTCGTGATCCGCACCAGTGGCGAGCAGCGGCTGTCCGGATTCATGCTCTGGCAGAGCGCCCACTCCGAGTACTACTTCTGCGAGGTCTTCTGGCCGGCCTTCCGCAAGGTCGACTTCCTCCGGGCCCTGCGCGACTACGCCGCCCGCCACCGGCGCTACGGCACCTGA
- the mgrA gene encoding L-glyceraldehyde 3-phosphate reductase: MTDTNPYRAEPSRYDSMEYRRTGHSGLKLPAVSLGLWHNFGDDKSLESQRAILRRAFDLGITHFDLANNYGPPPGSAEINFGKIFSRDFASYRDELILSTKAGYLMHPGPYGEWGSRKYLLSSLDASLKRMGVDYVDVFYSHRFDPETPLEETMGALASAVQQGKALYVGVSSYTAEQTAEAVRILRGMGVRPLIHQPSYSMINRWTEEDGLLDTLEDAGMGCISFAPLAQGLLTGKYLKEIPAGSRATQGKSLDPGMLSDEVLRRLNGLNGIAARRGQSLAQLALKWVLRDDRMTSALIGASSVKQLEENVAALGGDPLSEAELKEIDSFAVSTPGTNLWAQRG, from the coding sequence GTGACTGATACCAATCCCTATCGGGCAGAGCCCTCGCGCTACGACTCCATGGAGTACCGGCGCACCGGCCACAGCGGCCTCAAGCTCCCCGCCGTCTCGCTCGGCCTCTGGCACAACTTCGGCGACGACAAGTCCCTGGAGTCCCAGCGGGCGATCCTTCGCCGGGCCTTCGACCTCGGCATCACCCACTTCGACCTGGCGAACAACTACGGCCCGCCGCCCGGCTCGGCCGAGATCAACTTCGGCAAGATCTTTTCGCGGGACTTCGCGTCCTACCGCGACGAGCTGATCCTGTCGACCAAGGCCGGCTACCTGATGCACCCGGGGCCGTACGGCGAGTGGGGCAGCCGGAAGTACCTCCTCAGCTCGCTGGACGCCTCGCTGAAGCGGATGGGCGTGGACTACGTCGACGTCTTCTACTCGCACCGCTTCGACCCGGAGACCCCGCTGGAGGAGACGATGGGCGCCCTGGCGTCCGCCGTCCAGCAGGGCAAGGCGCTCTACGTCGGCGTCTCCTCGTACACCGCGGAGCAGACGGCCGAGGCGGTGCGGATCCTGCGCGGGATGGGGGTGCGTCCGCTGATCCACCAGCCCTCGTACTCCATGATCAACCGCTGGACGGAGGAGGACGGGCTGCTGGACACCCTGGAGGACGCCGGCATGGGCTGCATCTCCTTCGCGCCGCTGGCGCAGGGGCTGCTGACGGGCAAGTACCTCAAGGAGATCCCGGCGGGCTCGCGGGCCACGCAGGGCAAGTCCCTCGACCCGGGCATGCTCTCCGACGAGGTGCTCCGCCGGCTGAACGGGCTGAACGGCATCGCCGCGCGGCGCGGTCAGTCGCTGGCGCAGCTGGCGCTGAAGTGGGTGCTCCGCGACGACCGGATGACCTCGGCCCTGATCGGCGCGTCGAGCGTGAAGCAGCTGGAGGAGAACGTGGCCGCGCTGGGCGGAGATCCGCTCTCCGAGGCCGAGTTGAAGGAGATCGACTCCTTCGCGGTGTCCACCCCCGGCACCAACCTCTGGGCCCAGCGCGGCTGA
- a CDS encoding SMI1/KNR4 family protein: MTENAHIKALEQIMPATHGADEDIDWQAAEAAWGTRFPADFVAFMGRFGAGSINGEASILLPLPKPGLQWDPAEMAEETDNARQAWEAEGGRSAFDVDPESIIAWGVTGGSDILCWLTSDPDPDRWPVLVCGRHTADAFAVYPYGMAEFLHRLCSDEFDVSPVSITFWDGGHLSFVHWRKAQRRWQEGRNPETGEPDPYAGEFAD, encoded by the coding sequence ATGACGGAGAACGCGCACATCAAGGCGCTGGAGCAGATCATGCCGGCGACGCACGGCGCCGACGAGGACATCGACTGGCAGGCGGCCGAGGCGGCCTGGGGCACCCGGTTCCCGGCGGATTTCGTGGCCTTCATGGGCCGCTTCGGCGCCGGATCCATCAATGGCGAGGCGAGCATCCTGCTGCCGCTCCCCAAGCCGGGCCTCCAGTGGGACCCGGCCGAGATGGCCGAGGAGACCGACAACGCCCGCCAGGCCTGGGAGGCGGAGGGCGGCCGGTCCGCCTTCGACGTGGACCCGGAGTCGATCATCGCCTGGGGCGTGACCGGCGGGTCCGACATCCTCTGCTGGCTCACCTCCGATCCCGACCCGGACCGGTGGCCGGTTCTGGTGTGCGGACGGCACACCGCCGACGCGTTCGCGGTGTACCCGTACGGAATGGCCGAATTCCTCCACCGGCTCTGCTCCGACGAGTTCGACGTGAGCCCGGTCAGCATCACCTTCTGGGACGGCGGCCACCTCAGCTTCGTCCACTGGCGCAAGGCCCAGCGCCGATGGCAGGAGGGCCGCAACCCCGAGACGGGCGAGCCCGACCCGTACGCGGGCGAGTTCGCCGACTAG
- a CDS encoding extracellular solute-binding protein: MRRRIFGAASTTVVLGLLIPLAGCGGSGDSAGGDGTLHLIAAEYGDTPATSSKAFWDKVTDDFASAHPGIKVEVKLLPWADIDREVSRMVKAGKAPDMALMGAYSDFAAQGKLYSADELLSVSAEANFLQPLAEAGTVGNALYGLPFVASSRLLFYNEALFKQAGVSTPPKTWSDLKSAAGKLKDKGVKFPYALPLGPEEAHAEAMIWELSNGGGYADSSGNYSLASDQNVDTWNWVKSQLVAPGLTGPTPPSQLNRADAFAAFLKGEVGMLNGYPSLLHEARGKGIGVGAVTMPVSDTLGSGESPPTVGVADWMMAFKQNGHRAEIGTFLEFLYQDKNLSDFANRYHLLPSTVTASRPQAGGGLDKNDQQFLTALYGAQLYPVNDPSWVTVSDTIKRNIGRAVEPNGDAKGVLEGIAAQANEASKKH, encoded by the coding sequence GTGCGACGAAGAATTTTCGGCGCGGCCTCCACCACGGTCGTGCTCGGTCTGCTGATACCTCTGGCCGGATGCGGAGGTTCCGGAGACAGCGCAGGTGGCGACGGCACGCTGCACCTCATCGCCGCGGAATACGGCGATACTCCGGCCACCAGCTCGAAGGCTTTCTGGGACAAGGTGACGGACGATTTCGCCTCCGCCCACCCCGGTATCAAGGTCGAGGTGAAGCTCCTTCCGTGGGCCGACATCGACCGCGAGGTCTCCCGTATGGTCAAGGCCGGGAAAGCACCGGACATGGCCCTCATGGGCGCGTACTCGGACTTCGCGGCGCAGGGCAAGCTCTATTCCGCGGACGAACTGCTGTCGGTCAGCGCCGAGGCGAACTTCCTCCAGCCGCTCGCCGAGGCCGGCACCGTCGGCAACGCCCTCTACGGCCTGCCCTTCGTGGCGAGCAGCCGCCTCCTGTTCTACAACGAGGCGCTGTTCAAGCAGGCCGGCGTCAGTACTCCGCCCAAGACCTGGTCCGACCTCAAGTCCGCGGCCGGCAAGCTCAAGGACAAGGGCGTGAAGTTCCCGTACGCCCTGCCCCTGGGCCCGGAGGAGGCGCACGCCGAGGCGATGATCTGGGAGCTGAGCAACGGCGGCGGCTACGCCGACAGCAGCGGCAACTACAGCCTGGCCTCCGACCAGAACGTCGACACCTGGAACTGGGTCAAGAGCCAGCTGGTCGCCCCCGGGCTCACCGGCCCCACCCCGCCCTCCCAGCTCAACCGTGCCGATGCCTTCGCCGCCTTCCTGAAGGGCGAGGTCGGCATGCTCAACGGCTATCCCTCGCTCCTCCACGAGGCGCGCGGCAAGGGCATCGGCGTCGGCGCCGTCACCATGCCGGTCTCGGACACCCTCGGCTCCGGGGAGAGCCCGCCGACCGTGGGCGTGGCCGACTGGATGATGGCCTTCAAGCAGAACGGCCACCGTGCCGAGATCGGCACGTTCCTGGAGTTCCTCTACCAGGACAAGAACCTGTCGGACTTCGCCAACCGCTACCACCTGCTGCCGTCCACCGTCACCGCCTCGCGCCCCCAGGCCGGCGGCGGCCTCGACAAGAACGACCAGCAGTTCCTGACCGCGCTCTACGGTGCCCAGCTCTACCCGGTGAACGACCCGTCCTGGGTGACGGTCAGCGACACCATCAAGCGCAACATCGGACGCGCGGTGGAACCGAACGGAGACGCCAAGGGCGTCCTGGAGGGCATCGCCGCCCAGGCGAACGAGGCCTCCAAGAAGCACTGA
- a CDS encoding A24 family peptidase, with amino-acid sequence MGVIVIVLAAAYGTAAGLLLPRAAYRLSVEPGEPWRERCPQGHALPGWLGPARCRFTARHAYGRHAAPLAALTGAVCAALGAAVGARPEAVAYIGLAPALVLLALVDRAVHRLPDVLTLPLAAAVAAGLGSAALLPRAGGDWQRALLGGGLLAAGYLVLFLINPGGMGFGDVKLALSLGVALGWYGWGVWVAGAFLGLFYGALYGLSLVLRGPATRKQSFAFGPFMAAGALTGVLLGGFGA; translated from the coding sequence ATGGGCGTCATCGTGATCGTTCTCGCCGCCGCGTACGGGACCGCCGCCGGGCTGCTGCTGCCGCGCGCCGCGTACCGGCTCTCCGTCGAGCCGGGGGAACCCTGGCGCGAGCGCTGCCCGCAGGGCCACGCGCTGCCCGGTTGGCTCGGCCCGGCCCGCTGCCGGTTCACCGCGCGCCACGCGTACGGCAGGCACGCCGCCCCCCTCGCCGCCCTCACCGGGGCGGTCTGCGCCGCCCTGGGAGCGGCCGTCGGGGCGCGCCCCGAGGCCGTGGCCTACATCGGCCTCGCCCCGGCGCTCGTGCTGCTCGCCCTCGTCGACCGCGCCGTGCACCGGCTCCCCGACGTACTGACGCTGCCGCTCGCCGCCGCGGTCGCCGCCGGGCTCGGGTCGGCAGCCCTCCTGCCCCGCGCCGGAGGCGACTGGCAGCGCGCGCTGCTCGGCGGGGGCCTGCTCGCCGCCGGGTACCTCGTGCTGTTCCTGATCAACCCCGGCGGTATGGGCTTCGGCGACGTCAAGCTGGCGCTCTCGCTGGGGGTCGCTCTTGGGTGGTACGGGTGGGGGGTATGGGTCGCGGGGGCCTTCCTGGGCCTTTTCTACGGGGCCCTGTACGGCCTGTCCCTTGTGCTGCGCGGCCCCGCGACCCGCAAGCAGAGTTTCGCCTTCGGCCCTTTCATGGCGGCCGGAGCACTCACCGGAGTGCTGCTGGGTGGTTTCGGAGCGTAA